The following proteins are encoded in a genomic region of Comamonas resistens:
- a CDS encoding porin: MACEFNDAKRKTDGSPIGRLPVMQRHRCMQNITTGDSSMPVRPVLPHGTKHQPLFGISAASAALFMAISAQAQSSVTLYGTLDSGVLSMSNYSAGTGYLPTTAHKGSSVKAKDGGLGASNWGLRGTEDLGGGLRANFHLQGNLNATNGGTGGANSSSGTSFFNQLSVVGLSGSFGEVKLGRQFSPAAYAMQYTDARGLRYFGSALTALVGMNTASKAWIGNNSNVAFGTIYNDNAVVYTTPNWNGLKMDFAYAFGEGGGKANSQQSVTALYQNGGFKLSAIYYNGYGNNQANAAAIYGAALGNADAGAAAARAAGFSTTANTNRLYSLGAQYNRGPYTISGQYYAARNPSHVVMPGGSDSLDMWNFGLGWRPVPYLNLSTAYYHVKDNKNAGHKATQFVLGAEYLLSKRTWAYVQGAYVMNDGANMALSPMYASPVAAGKNVHALMVGVRHSF; the protein is encoded by the coding sequence ATGGCTTGTGAATTTAATGACGCGAAAAGAAAAACCGACGGCTCCCCAATCGGGAGACTGCCGGTCATGCAGCGTCATCGCTGTATGCAAAACATAACTACTGGAGACTCAAGCATGCCTGTTCGCCCCGTTCTTCCGCACGGCACCAAGCACCAACCTCTTTTCGGCATTTCTGCTGCGTCAGCCGCTCTTTTCATGGCCATATCTGCACAAGCACAAAGCAGCGTGACGCTTTACGGTACTCTGGATTCTGGCGTGCTCAGTATGTCCAACTACAGCGCGGGCACGGGCTACCTACCCACTACCGCTCACAAAGGCTCGTCCGTCAAAGCCAAGGACGGCGGCCTGGGTGCAAGCAACTGGGGTTTACGGGGAACGGAAGATCTGGGCGGTGGCCTGCGTGCCAACTTCCACCTTCAAGGCAATCTCAACGCAACCAATGGCGGCACGGGCGGAGCCAACTCCAGCAGCGGCACATCTTTCTTCAACCAGCTTTCGGTCGTCGGCCTCTCCGGCAGCTTTGGCGAGGTCAAGCTGGGCCGCCAGTTCTCACCAGCCGCTTATGCCATGCAGTACACCGATGCAAGAGGTCTACGCTACTTTGGCTCGGCACTGACGGCTCTGGTAGGCATGAACACTGCCAGCAAAGCTTGGATCGGCAATAACTCCAACGTTGCCTTCGGCACTATCTACAACGACAACGCCGTTGTCTACACCACACCCAACTGGAACGGGCTGAAGATGGATTTTGCCTATGCTTTTGGTGAAGGCGGCGGCAAGGCCAACTCTCAACAATCGGTCACGGCTCTCTATCAGAACGGCGGCTTCAAGCTCTCGGCGATCTACTACAACGGCTACGGCAACAACCAGGCCAACGCCGCCGCCATCTATGGTGCGGCACTGGGCAATGCGGACGCAGGCGCGGCCGCTGCGCGTGCGGCAGGCTTCAGCACCACCGCCAACACCAACCGCCTGTACTCACTGGGCGCGCAATACAACCGCGGACCCTACACCATCAGCGGCCAGTACTATGCCGCGCGCAACCCAAGCCATGTCGTCATGCCCGGCGGCTCTGACAGCCTTGATATGTGGAATTTCGGCCTGGGCTGGCGTCCCGTGCCTTATTTGAACCTGAGCACGGCTTACTACCATGTCAAGGACAACAAGAACGCAGGGCACAAGGCAACCCAGTTCGTCCTTGGTGCGGAATATCTGCTGTCCAAGCGCACCTGGGCTTATGTGCAAGGTGCTTATGTAATGAATGACGGCGCCAATATGGCACTGAGCCCCATGTATGCCAGCCCTGTTGCGGCTGGCAAGAATGTGCATGCGCTGATGGTAGGTGTGCGACACAGTTTCTGA
- a CDS encoding BKACE family enzyme, whose amino-acid sequence MNFLDGHLVAENQQPLIITAAPYAPSWMPDDFPGEIPVTMEEQIQKAVDCYNAGAQVLHLHVRELDGRGSKRLSKFNELIAGVRARVPEMIIQVGGSISFAPETDGAAAKWLSDDTRHMLAELDPKPDQVTVTINTSQMNILEQFDARDYAGTSMDDPAVFNAYKEMTVPAQPGWAEEHIRRLSAAGIQSAFQCYNINSFESVERLLRRGIYKGPLVLNWVAIGGGMDQPSIYSLANFVRAVPDGAVLTVEASVLNVLPINLMGIAMGLHVRCGTEDNLWNQTRTKKMGTVEQIEQLVRIAKECSRPIATPQQAREICQIGVFYDSVEETLEKNGFAPNRNGGQQGYLRKVA is encoded by the coding sequence ATGAACTTCCTCGACGGCCATCTGGTTGCAGAAAACCAGCAACCCCTGATCATCACCGCCGCCCCCTACGCACCTTCGTGGATGCCGGATGACTTCCCTGGCGAAATCCCCGTGACCATGGAGGAACAGATTCAAAAAGCCGTGGACTGCTATAACGCCGGCGCCCAGGTACTGCACCTGCATGTGCGCGAGCTGGATGGTCGCGGCAGCAAACGTCTTTCCAAGTTCAATGAGCTGATTGCCGGCGTGCGTGCTCGCGTACCCGAGATGATCATTCAGGTGGGGGGCTCCATCAGTTTCGCGCCCGAGACCGATGGTGCCGCTGCCAAATGGTTGAGCGATGACACACGCCACATGCTCGCCGAGCTGGATCCCAAGCCCGATCAGGTAACGGTGACCATCAACACCTCACAGATGAATATTCTTGAGCAGTTCGATGCGCGCGACTATGCAGGCACCTCAATGGATGACCCAGCCGTCTTCAACGCCTACAAGGAAATGACAGTGCCGGCCCAACCCGGCTGGGCCGAGGAACATATCCGCCGACTGAGTGCTGCCGGCATTCAAAGTGCCTTCCAGTGCTACAACATCAATAGCTTCGAGTCTGTGGAGCGCCTGCTGCGCCGAGGCATCTACAAAGGTCCGCTGGTACTGAACTGGGTGGCGATCGGGGGCGGCATGGACCAGCCCAGCATCTACAGTCTGGCCAATTTTGTGCGCGCCGTACCCGATGGCGCGGTGCTGACCGTGGAAGCCTCGGTGCTGAACGTACTGCCCATCAACCTCATGGGCATCGCCATGGGTCTACATGTGCGTTGCGGCACTGAAGACAATCTGTGGAACCAGACCCGCACGAAAAAAATGGGGACTGTCGAACAGATCGAACAGTTAGTCCGCATTGCCAAGGAGTGCAGCCGCCCCATCGCCACGCCCCAGCAAGCGCGCGAGATTTGCCAGATTGGCGTGTTTTATGACAGCGTGGAAGAAACGCTGGAGAAGAACGGTTTTGCCCCCAACCGCAACGGCGGCCAGCAAGGCTATCTGCGCAAGGTGGCATAG
- a CDS encoding AraC family transcriptional regulator — translation MTALMRSASLAHYADLAISVGLQPLEMLAAVGLPRSCFENTELRIPAASVMRLMEMSAELSGEQAFGLRLSVTRRLSSFGVVGMLARDEPTLRQALDTLDSYLYLHNESLSTHIHESAGVAIIEQVFMPSVGAGRQSVELTLGALYHTLCLALGPGWKPRSVSFMHPPPASLAWHRSILGGNLLFSQDYNGIALSSANMDAPLHTADPVMRQQVRALVCDDLVSGRLGTCDEVELLITALLPTGRCSADQVALHLGVDRRTVHRRLAVQGTSFARMLEAIRREQAQRLMAYGDRKLSDIAPLLGFSSLSAFSRWRHGLKAASENQE, via the coding sequence ATGACCGCTTTGATGCGCAGCGCCAGCTTGGCGCATTACGCTGATCTGGCCATCAGCGTGGGCCTGCAGCCGCTGGAAATGCTGGCTGCCGTGGGCCTACCGCGCTCCTGCTTTGAGAACACAGAGCTGCGCATTCCTGCCGCTTCTGTCATGCGGCTGATGGAGATGTCGGCCGAGTTATCAGGTGAGCAGGCGTTTGGTCTGCGGCTGTCGGTAACGCGGCGATTGTCCTCGTTTGGTGTGGTGGGCATGCTGGCCCGCGATGAGCCAACACTGCGTCAGGCACTGGATACCCTCGATAGCTATCTGTACCTGCACAACGAAAGCTTGAGCACGCACATTCATGAATCCGCAGGCGTGGCGATAATTGAGCAGGTGTTCATGCCATCGGTGGGGGCAGGGCGGCAGTCCGTAGAGCTTACGCTGGGAGCGCTCTACCACACGCTGTGCCTTGCGCTGGGGCCGGGTTGGAAGCCGCGAAGTGTGAGCTTCATGCATCCGCCCCCGGCCAGCCTGGCTTGGCATCGCAGCATTCTGGGTGGCAATCTGCTGTTCTCGCAGGACTACAACGGTATTGCGCTGTCCTCCGCCAATATGGATGCGCCGCTGCATACTGCGGACCCTGTAATGCGCCAGCAGGTGCGTGCGCTAGTTTGTGACGATCTGGTCAGTGGCAGATTGGGCACATGTGATGAGGTGGAGCTATTGATTACAGCGCTGTTGCCCACGGGACGGTGCAGTGCCGATCAGGTGGCTTTGCATCTGGGGGTAGATCGCCGCACCGTACACCGCAGACTTGCCGTACAAGGTACAAGCTTTGCTCGCATGCTGGAGGCCATACGCCGTGAGCAGGCGCAGCGTTTGATGGCTTATGGGGATCGCAAGCTTTCTGATATTGCACCGCTGCTAGGCTTTTCCAGTCTCAGCGCTTTTTCACGTTGGCGGCACGGACTGAAAGCGGCTTCAGAGAATCAGGAATAA
- a CDS encoding sensor domain-containing diguanylate cyclase, translating to MPDPEPISASSPPATWLERLPASVVVILDGCVHYANQAALKLLGATSSDQLLGRIVSDFVHPLDQHRVLARLQWTEGSEGSNPPTEFRAYTCTGRQVVLAMTSNHVPIDGRGGLLAAFLDMTERVAMEVRLQETDQNFQRIMNTMQDVFYRTDAQGITRYVCPAVKNVLGYSAEEIMGRPAADFYPDQREREALVAAVRGNGFVHDFPGRMKRKDGRIIDISISTNALRDEQGQYAGVEGIWRDITQRKEMERELERLATRDDLTGLANRRHILDALERAFKRREGRHDAMPFCALIMDLDHFKRINDTYGHVAGDAVLRGVARIVEALSRAGDQIGRLGGEEFLLLLEGADLAAAVEAAERIRSAVQAASIEVVPGLQVSQTLSIGISCWMHADGQSTDMLERADRALYRAKAQGRNMVCNG from the coding sequence ATGCCTGATCCAGAGCCCATCTCCGCATCAAGCCCGCCGGCAACTTGGCTGGAGCGCTTGCCCGCCAGCGTGGTTGTGATCCTCGATGGCTGTGTCCACTATGCCAATCAGGCGGCGCTGAAGCTGCTTGGGGCCACCAGTTCGGATCAACTGCTGGGTCGGATTGTGTCGGATTTCGTTCATCCGCTGGATCAGCACCGCGTGTTGGCCCGGCTCCAGTGGACCGAGGGCAGCGAGGGAAGCAATCCGCCCACGGAGTTCCGGGCCTATACCTGCACGGGGCGCCAGGTGGTGCTGGCCATGACCAGCAATCATGTCCCTATCGACGGTCGAGGCGGCTTACTGGCCGCGTTCTTGGACATGACCGAGCGCGTCGCGATGGAGGTGCGGCTGCAGGAGACCGACCAGAACTTCCAGCGCATCATGAACACGATGCAGGATGTCTTCTATCGGACCGACGCCCAGGGCATCACACGCTACGTCTGCCCTGCCGTCAAAAACGTGCTCGGTTACAGTGCCGAAGAGATCATGGGGCGGCCTGCTGCCGATTTCTATCCCGACCAGCGCGAGCGCGAGGCCCTGGTGGCCGCCGTTCGGGGCAATGGCTTTGTGCACGACTTTCCTGGGCGCATGAAGCGCAAGGATGGCCGCATCATTGATATCTCGATTAGTACCAATGCACTGCGCGACGAACAGGGGCAGTACGCAGGCGTCGAGGGCATTTGGCGCGACATCACCCAGCGCAAGGAAATGGAGCGCGAACTGGAGCGCTTGGCGACCCGTGACGATCTGACGGGGCTGGCCAATCGACGTCACATCCTTGATGCCTTGGAGCGGGCCTTCAAACGCCGAGAAGGGCGGCACGACGCGATGCCGTTCTGCGCGCTGATAATGGACCTCGATCACTTCAAGCGTATCAACGACACGTATGGTCATGTGGCGGGGGATGCAGTCTTGCGCGGCGTGGCGCGCATCGTGGAAGCTCTGAGCCGGGCAGGCGACCAGATAGGCCGCTTAGGGGGTGAGGAATTCCTGCTCTTGCTGGAGGGGGCGGACCTCGCAGCCGCCGTGGAGGCTGCCGAACGCATTCGCAGCGCCGTGCAGGCTGCATCGATCGAAGTCGTTCCGGGCCTTCAGGTGAGTCAGACCCTGAGCATAGGTATCTCGTGCTGGATGCATGCAGACGGTCAATCCACTGACATGCTGGAGCGCGCTGATCGGGCGCTGTACCGGGCCAAGGCCCAGGGGCGCAATATGGTATGCAACGGCTAG
- a CDS encoding IS30 family transposase produces MKQRPRIYYTEAQKALMWDRWKAGDTLHEIGKLFDRPHTSIHTILSASGGIQPPARHRSRLALTITEREEISRALAAGESIRCVASRLKRAASTVSRELLRNGGKTCYRAAKADESAWERARRPKTCKLACNPALAQIVAVKLQSQWSPEQIAGWLKRTYPDDKELQVSHEAIYRTLFVQARGALKKELLAHLRRTRVMRRSRHYTQKTPNHGRIVDAVSISERPACIEDRAVPGHWEGDLLFGDAYSQIATLVERRTRYVMLVKLVDKDSYTVVAALARHAQTLPQELYRSLTWDRGSEMAGHKRFTVATDIQVYFCDPQNPWQRGTNENTNGLLRQYMPKGIDISGYSQNELNAIARKLNERPRKTLGYRTPAEMFNECVASIG; encoded by the coding sequence ATGAAGCAAAGACCGCGGATTTACTACACCGAAGCTCAGAAGGCCCTGATGTGGGATCGCTGGAAAGCTGGCGATACCCTGCACGAGATCGGCAAGCTGTTTGATCGCCCGCATACCTCCATTCACACCATCCTGAGTGCGTCTGGCGGCATCCAGCCACCAGCTCGGCATCGGTCTCGCTTGGCACTGACCATAACTGAGCGAGAAGAAATCTCCAGAGCGTTGGCAGCAGGGGAATCCATCCGCTGTGTTGCCAGCCGCTTGAAACGCGCTGCATCCACAGTCAGCCGTGAACTTCTACGCAATGGAGGCAAGACTTGCTATCGAGCTGCAAAGGCCGATGAGAGCGCTTGGGAACGAGCGCGTCGCCCAAAGACATGTAAGTTGGCCTGTAATCCCGCACTGGCGCAGATCGTGGCGGTTAAATTGCAGAGTCAGTGGTCGCCCGAGCAAATTGCGGGGTGGCTCAAACGAACTTACCCGGACGACAAGGAGTTGCAGGTGTCTCACGAAGCCATCTACCGCACGCTCTTCGTCCAAGCACGCGGAGCTTTGAAGAAGGAACTCCTGGCGCACCTGCGGCGTACCAGGGTAATGCGCCGCTCACGCCACTACACCCAGAAAACTCCCAACCATGGTCGGATTGTTGATGCCGTTTCCATCAGTGAACGTCCTGCCTGCATCGAGGATCGGGCAGTGCCGGGACACTGGGAAGGTGATCTCTTGTTCGGCGATGCCTACAGCCAGATTGCCACGCTGGTGGAGCGCCGCACACGCTACGTGATGCTGGTCAAACTAGTGGACAAAGACTCATACACCGTTGTTGCAGCGCTGGCCAGGCATGCACAGACCTTGCCGCAAGAGCTGTACCGCTCGTTGACTTGGGATCGAGGATCTGAAATGGCTGGGCACAAGCGATTTACGGTGGCCACCGACATCCAGGTCTACTTCTGCGATCCGCAAAACCCATGGCAGCGCGGAACGAACGAAAACACCAACGGGTTGCTGCGGCAGTACATGCCCAAAGGAATCGATATCTCTGGCTACTCGCAGAATGAGTTGAATGCGATTGCGAGAAAATTAAACGAGCGTCCCAGGAAGACCTTGGGGTACAGAACCCCGGCTGAGATGTTCAACGAGTGTGTTGCGTCGATCGGTTGA
- a CDS encoding CHAD domain-containing protein: MGNGKASRITQCAETAFSDLASPIVDTAIEQAREVAREPSVEGFHQLRISMRILLTLWWFYRPLTDSRKYTRQRAMLKSIASAAGKARDYDILVELLRLQGKSSSVSTHEISAARDAAVEAGKKILSPSSVQMQLRQMLSQTSMSLTSRKRLHQLRNFADTRVAKSEKKLRKRIAQAVRAKRPDLAAFHDVRKLGKKTRYLLELLEPVLSRGHHSTLTRIKRTLQPLGDLNDVVVSEGLLRCNPSLLSGADQPRKIRHWFKKERERRLNTSAYLLRKDWS, encoded by the coding sequence ATGGGCAATGGAAAAGCGAGCCGAATCACACAATGTGCAGAGACAGCGTTTTCAGATCTCGCGTCTCCAATTGTTGACACGGCAATCGAACAAGCCCGGGAAGTTGCCCGGGAGCCTTCCGTTGAAGGATTCCATCAGCTCCGCATCTCCATGCGCATCCTGCTCACTCTTTGGTGGTTCTACCGTCCTTTAACTGACTCAAGAAAATATACGCGGCAGCGAGCCATGCTTAAGTCCATCGCCAGTGCCGCAGGCAAGGCTCGTGATTACGACATTTTGGTTGAGCTGCTGAGACTTCAGGGGAAAAGCTCCTCGGTATCGACTCACGAAATTTCAGCTGCTCGAGACGCTGCTGTGGAGGCAGGAAAAAAAATACTTTCGCCGTCCTCTGTGCAAATGCAGTTGCGGCAAATGCTTTCGCAAACCTCAATGAGCTTGACGTCGAGAAAGCGCCTTCATCAGCTTCGTAACTTTGCTGACACCCGTGTGGCGAAGTCGGAGAAGAAGCTGCGCAAACGAATCGCACAAGCGGTACGAGCGAAGAGGCCAGACCTTGCCGCATTTCACGATGTCAGAAAATTAGGTAAAAAGACTCGCTATTTGCTGGAGCTGCTTGAGCCAGTTCTATCTAGAGGTCATCACAGCACCCTGACGCGTATCAAAAGAACTCTGCAGCCGCTGGGTGACTTAAACGATGTCGTTGTTAGTGAAGGGCTTCTCCGCTGCAACCCATCATTGCTTTCTGGAGCTGATCAGCCGAGAAAGATACGGCATTGGTTTAAAAAGGAACGTGAACGTCGCTTGAATACATCGGCTTATTTGCTGCGAAAGGATTGGAGTTAA
- a CDS encoding transposase — protein sequence MKKSRFTEEQMVTILREADRTTVAEAAKKHKVSDATIYAWRKHFGQMEAADVLIEAWRNHCNEVRPHSSLQYLTPAEFKREFHQKLQPAVF from the coding sequence ATGAAGAAGAGTCGATTCACGGAAGAGCAAATGGTCACGATCCTGCGCGAGGCGGATCGCACGACAGTCGCCGAGGCAGCGAAGAAACACAAAGTCAGTGACGCGACCATCTACGCTTGGCGCAAACACTTCGGCCAGATGGAGGCGGCCGACGTCCTGATAGAAGCCTGGCGCAATCACTGCAACGAGGTGCGTCCGCACAGTAGCCTGCAATACTTGACCCCGGCAGAGTTCAAACGCGAATTCCACCAGAAACTGCAACCCGCCGTCTTCTAG
- a CDS encoding LysR family transcriptional regulator: MHRIKFDIAELQAFVATAENSSFRVAAERLCLSAPALSRRVERLEEALGAKLLERTTRHVQLTAIGQEFLTEARVALESLETAAQRISDQALTRRGLVTVACIPSVANHLLPNALRTFADEYPDVHVHVIDENASHVLDAVVRGRADFGLSFTGSQEPGIQFETLARERYVLAMLRSHAWACRSEVAWSELAGVRLVSVSHQSSNRLLLDQVMAGLPEQPMAWYECNHVTGALALVEAGLGMAAIPQLALPECNPKVCGVPLIEPQLWRTLGLIQKRERVLSPFAESLKNRLLTLHVNH, encoded by the coding sequence ATGCATCGCATTAAATTCGATATTGCCGAACTACAGGCGTTTGTTGCCACGGCAGAGAATTCAAGCTTTCGTGTAGCTGCGGAACGTCTTTGTTTGTCTGCCCCGGCGTTGAGTCGCAGGGTGGAGCGGCTGGAGGAAGCACTTGGAGCCAAGCTGCTTGAGCGGACTACCAGGCATGTCCAGTTGACCGCGATTGGTCAGGAATTTCTGACAGAGGCGCGCGTAGCGCTGGAGAGCCTCGAGACAGCAGCGCAGCGCATCAGCGATCAGGCGTTGACTCGCCGAGGATTGGTGACGGTGGCTTGCATTCCTTCAGTGGCAAACCATCTTTTGCCAAATGCATTGCGCACCTTTGCCGATGAGTACCCGGATGTGCACGTTCATGTCATTGACGAGAATGCGAGCCATGTCCTGGATGCCGTGGTTAGGGGGCGAGCCGATTTCGGGCTCAGCTTCACGGGAAGCCAGGAACCAGGAATTCAGTTCGAGACTTTGGCGCGCGAGCGATATGTGTTGGCAATGCTGCGCAGTCATGCTTGGGCATGCCGCTCAGAGGTAGCGTGGTCAGAGCTGGCCGGAGTGCGTCTCGTATCCGTATCGCACCAGAGCAGCAATCGACTGCTTTTGGACCAAGTCATGGCAGGCCTGCCTGAGCAGCCAATGGCTTGGTACGAATGCAATCACGTAACTGGGGCTCTGGCTCTTGTCGAAGCAGGCTTGGGAATGGCAGCCATCCCGCAGCTTGCCCTGCCTGAGTGCAATCCTAAGGTCTGCGGTGTGCCACTCATTGAGCCTCAGTTGTGGCGGACTTTAGGCCTGATACAGAAGCGAGAGCGTGTGCTTAGTCCTTTCGCTGAATCTCTGAAGAACCGCTTGCTCACCCTCCATGTGAACCACTGA
- a CDS encoding Bug family tripartite tricarboxylate transporter substrate binding protein, translating into MQRRPLILAAALAACLPLAGANAQDFPPKRPVTMVVGFAAGGSADIAARIIAKKLGENIGQSVVVDNKPGAGGNLAHAQVAHGPTDGSVLLFGSIGPLSISPHFMKVSYDPLKDLAPITMGVTFPNVLVVPASKGIKTLGEFVAAAKREPGKLDFASTGPGSAAHLAGELLNDIAKIDTVHIPYKGGAPALQDVLGGRVSSFYAAPPTALPHIESGKLIPLATTGLTRPAYLPNVPTVAETYPGFNATNWYAFVAPGKTPKPLLDRWNVELVKVLNAPEVRANLLKHGQTAAPTSREELAKFISTENEKWSRIIRDRKITAD; encoded by the coding sequence ATGCAACGACGCCCTCTCATACTGGCTGCCGCATTGGCCGCCTGCCTGCCGCTCGCCGGTGCCAATGCCCAGGATTTCCCTCCAAAAAGACCGGTCACCATGGTTGTCGGCTTTGCCGCTGGCGGTTCGGCCGATATCGCGGCACGCATCATTGCCAAGAAGCTTGGCGAAAACATAGGCCAGAGCGTGGTCGTGGATAACAAGCCCGGTGCCGGCGGCAATCTGGCGCATGCCCAGGTTGCCCATGGACCTACCGATGGCTCTGTCTTGCTGTTCGGCTCGATCGGCCCTTTGAGCATCTCGCCTCACTTCATGAAGGTGAGCTACGACCCGCTCAAGGATCTCGCACCAATCACTATGGGCGTGACCTTTCCCAACGTTCTGGTGGTGCCTGCAAGCAAAGGCATCAAAACCCTAGGCGAGTTTGTGGCTGCCGCCAAGCGTGAACCTGGCAAACTGGACTTTGCCTCTACGGGCCCTGGATCAGCAGCCCACTTGGCCGGCGAACTGCTTAACGACATTGCAAAGATCGACACGGTTCACATTCCCTATAAGGGCGGAGCCCCCGCTCTACAGGATGTCCTGGGCGGACGCGTCAGCTCTTTCTATGCAGCACCACCCACAGCGCTGCCGCATATCGAGTCGGGCAAGCTCATTCCGTTGGCGACCACCGGACTGACACGGCCAGCCTACCTGCCCAATGTGCCCACAGTCGCAGAGACCTATCCCGGCTTTAACGCCACTAACTGGTACGCGTTCGTTGCGCCAGGGAAAACACCCAAGCCGCTGCTGGACAGATGGAATGTCGAGCTCGTGAAGGTGTTGAATGCACCTGAGGTGCGAGCAAACCTGCTTAAACACGGCCAAACTGCAGCTCCAACATCACGAGAAGAATTGGCCAAATTCATTTCGACAGAAAATGAGAAATGGAGCCGCATCATCCGCGATCGAAAAATAACGGCGGATTGA
- a CDS encoding NAD(P)/FAD-dependent oxidoreductase translates to MMTSHPTADSAAHRIAIIGAGTAGLSCAQFLAHAGHQVHMFDKSRGPSGRMSTRRSSDGDTNWQCDHGAQYFTAHDADFRAQVATWEQAAAVASWSARIGSYDGQRFMLQTSAGQRLVGTPRMTSPAAHSVRCMTDSPNPVRFQWQSTIEPLQADIGDGWLLRSLEHGTESLCYHTLLLAVPAPQAAQLLAGVSSEATTLSNSTRMRACWSVMVRCAQPVPLPVDGCLVEHSPLHWIARDSSKPGRIGPETWLLHASDRWSEAHVEDDAASVTAVLLKAFAKLGGPDPASVQATAHRWRYADTANPLNMGSWWDAAASLGMCGDWLHNGTVEGAWLSGISLARHVHRHCSPMPDKLTGSTPCAHP, encoded by the coding sequence ATGATGACTTCTCACCCTACAGCGGACAGCGCCGCCCACCGCATTGCCATCATTGGCGCCGGTACGGCAGGGCTAAGCTGTGCACAGTTCTTGGCCCATGCCGGGCACCAGGTGCATATGTTTGACAAAAGCCGTGGTCCTTCGGGGCGCATGAGCACGCGTCGCAGCAGCGATGGCGATACGAACTGGCAGTGCGATCATGGTGCCCAGTACTTCACGGCGCACGATGCGGATTTCCGCGCCCAGGTAGCAACGTGGGAACAAGCCGCGGCTGTAGCTTCATGGTCCGCCCGCATCGGAAGCTACGATGGGCAACGCTTCATGCTTCAAACCAGCGCCGGGCAGCGCCTTGTCGGCACTCCGCGCATGACCTCGCCTGCTGCACATTCGGTGCGCTGCATGACGGATAGTCCCAACCCGGTACGCTTTCAATGGCAATCCACCATCGAGCCATTGCAGGCCGATATAGGCGATGGCTGGCTGCTGCGCAGCCTCGAGCACGGCACCGAGTCCCTGTGCTACCACACCTTACTGCTGGCTGTGCCCGCACCGCAGGCCGCGCAGTTGCTGGCTGGCGTGTCTTCTGAAGCCACCACTCTGTCAAACAGTACCCGGATGCGCGCCTGCTGGTCGGTTATGGTGCGCTGCGCCCAGCCGGTGCCACTGCCGGTGGACGGCTGCTTGGTCGAGCACAGCCCCCTGCACTGGATTGCGCGCGACAGCAGCAAGCCCGGGCGCATCGGCCCCGAAACCTGGCTGTTGCACGCCAGCGACAGATGGAGCGAGGCACATGTGGAAGACGACGCAGCCTCGGTAACCGCTGTCCTGTTAAAGGCCTTTGCGAAACTGGGCGGCCCCGATCCGGCCAGCGTGCAGGCGACGGCCCACCGCTGGCGCTATGCCGACACTGCCAACCCGCTGAACATGGGCTCCTGGTGGGACGCGGCTGCCAGTTTGGGGATGTGCGGTGACTGGCTGCATAACGGCACCGTGGAAGGCGCCTGGCTCAGCGGCATCAGCTTGGCCCGCCATGTCCATAGGCACTGCTCGCCCATGCCGGATAAACTTACCGGGAGCACACCATGCGCACATCCTTGA
- a CDS encoding lipocalin family protein: MDPVSHFDINRYLGTWYELARIDHHFEKNLIQVAARYQLNADGSISVLNRGFDARKQEWRKAEGKAHFLGPSNVAALKVSFFGPFYGGYNVVSLDDEYQTSLVIGGSLDYFWLLSRQKSIPEEQLHSLLLKAQSFGVDLSRVIRVPQ; the protein is encoded by the coding sequence GTGGATCCGGTGAGCCATTTCGATATCAATCGTTATCTTGGAACTTGGTATGAGCTGGCCCGCATTGATCACCACTTTGAGAAAAATCTGATCCAAGTGGCAGCACGTTATCAGCTCAACGCGGATGGCAGCATTTCCGTGCTGAATCGAGGATTTGACGCGCGCAAGCAGGAATGGCGCAAAGCCGAGGGGAAAGCCCACTTTTTAGGACCGTCCAATGTAGCGGCACTGAAAGTCTCGTTTTTTGGCCCGTTTTACGGCGGCTATAACGTTGTCAGCCTAGACGACGAATACCAGACCTCTCTGGTCATTGGCGGTAGCCTGGATTACTTTTGGCTGCTGTCGCGCCAGAAGTCCATCCCAGAGGAGCAACTTCATTCGCTGCTGCTAAAGGCTCAAAGTTTCGGCGTAGATCTCAGTCGTGTAATCCGGGTGCCCCAATAG